In Betta splendens chromosome 1, fBetSpl5.4, whole genome shotgun sequence, the genomic stretch AacctttttttttgtgaaacaTGCTTGACTTATCACCCTCCCCTTCATTTCTGCAACTGCAGCCAAGAAAATCAAGTGTGGTGATTACGTTTActtggtgtgtttgtgcacacgaGTAAAGGGCAGCGTGCTGTCTATTTTGGTACAAGCAGGAGCACTTTGTAAGACGAGAGTGGTAACCTTTGTATCAGTCGGACACTCTTCACATGCAAATCATTGTCCAAATCAAAAAATGTCATGGGTCTTTCAAATATGTCTAATTAGGAAAATCATCCAAATGAATCAGAAGCTACAAATTAAAATGACCATCTGTCCAGAAAAGTATAGTTTGTATATTTTCCATATAATTGTCTTTATGTGAAAGAATCAAATTAAGCTGATTTTATatcatatatttaaatatttactataAAATCCTGAATATAAATGAATTACTACTACTTAGGCCCATCGTCATGTACACAACACGCTGTAGCAGGTTTCATCCAACAGATGGCACGACAGCGGTTTATTTGAGTCCTGTGATGCCAGATATGTGGTCTGAGCCCAAAGTCTCTGCTGTCAGATCGTGGAGACCGGCGACACCAACCAGGATGGAGTACTGGACTTTGAGGAGTTCATACAGTTCCTTCGCAACAACGAGAAGCAGCTTAAACTCATGTTTAGCAGTCTGGATCAGAACCAGGACGGTTTGTAAAGCCCTCCATCACACCAACTCGGTATATTTTATTCTGTGGTGATTCTTTAACATCTCCTAGCGTCTCGCTGTGTGTGACTGCTTGCAGGTCAGATAGACGCAGGGGAGATCCAGCACTCTCTACGCACCATCGGCGTGAACATCAGTCTGGAGGACGCCAATAGGATTTTACTCAGGTTGTTGCGTCACCCAATGCAGACAACGCTGATCCTTTATTTCCCAACTCTGTGACTGCTTCAGTTTTGCTTGTTCGGTTCCCAATATTACTAATGTTGAACTTTATGCTGTATGTGTTTACCTGCTACTTGTAGCATGGACAGGGATGGTACCATGACCATTGACTGGAATGAGTGGCGAGACTACTTCCTGTTTAAGTCTCTCAGCAACATGGAGGACGTGGCGCATTATTGGAAGCGTTCACTGGTGAGGTCACGCTCATCTTGGACAGCTGTGTGcactgtctgcgtctgtgtgtgtgtctacgtctGACATCTCTtattgtgcttctgttttcCAACCACCGCGGCTTCAGTAGATGTTGGATATAGGTGAGCAGTTGATAGTCCCAGATGACttttcagaggaggagaagaagtcTGGCTATGTTTGGCGGCAGCTGATGGCCGGAGCCATGGCCGGGTCCGTGTCGCGGACTGGAACGGCCCCTCTGGACCGTCTGAAAGTCTTCCGACAGGTCGCGCTCCCTGACCTTCATAAACCAAGTGACAGTCGAAGCACGTTACTGATTCATGCTTCAGTGCTTCACTGTACGTGACAGTTTGCTTTCCTCCACCAGGTTCACGGCGCAACGCATTTCAGAGGCAACGTGCTGAGCAGTTTTCAGTATATGGTGAAAGAGGGGGGAGTTCGGTCGTTGTGGAGGGGCAACGGGGTCAACGTGCTTAAGATCGCCCCAGAGACCGCCATCAAATTCACAGCCTATGAACAGGTGGAGCCAACATCAGGCCTTCCTCATCCGTCTTTTTACTTTCTCGCTGTCCTCGAGCTTTTACTTAGCTTTTAGTTTGCAGGAATTTAGAATCAATTTTAAAGTCTCCTCCGCGCTAAACGTTCTGTGGTCTCTGCTGGTGTGGACACCTGAGTGATGATATGACACCAGAACATCTTGATATTCCAATCTTTTTCCATCTGTTCTGTTACCATTTTTTATTTGCCTATAATCATACAACGTTTACATTTTGTTAACTCTATTCTTTCTGTTGCTCACTATTTCTGCGTAGATCAAAAATGTGATACGTGGTAATAATGAAACGGCAAATCTGAGGGTTCATGAGAGGTTTGTTGCCGGCTCCTTGGCTGGAGCTATAGCCCAGACAACCATCTACCCAATGGAGGTAATATCAGGGTAATACACATATCAAACATTTGCGTAGCATCGTGACAGCATAGAGTACTTTCCTGTCTGGCTGATCAGTGAATGACTCCCTTCTTTTTGTCCCTTCGCTACGTCGTCCCTACAGCTGTTAAAGACTCGTCTCACACTAAGAAAAACAGGCCAGTTCTCTGGAATAGCAGACTGTGCCAAGCAGATCCTCCAGAGGGAAGGCGTCACAGCCTTCTACAAGGGTTACGTACCAAACCTGCTAGGCATCATCCCCTACGCTGGCATCGACCTGGCAGTCTACGAGGTCAGACAGTGGCGCACCAGGCTCTGAGTGCTTTGGTGTCTgtggtgttttctgtttttttacacaCTTTATTCCCCAGACTCTGAAGTTTACCTGGCTGAACAGGAACAGAGGTCTGGACCCGGGTGTCATGGTGTTGGTTGGTTGCGGTGCTGTCTCCAGCACCTGTGGACAGCTGGCAAGTTACCCGCTGGCACTGATCCGCACCCGAATGCAAGCACAAGGTCAGGATGACCAGTCTGACATCATCACAGACTAATTATGTTAATACGAAAAGTTGGAAGGGCAAACATTGGTTAACGTAACAGGAGTAGTGACAGACAAAGGCTTTGCTCTGTAGGTGCATTGTTAGCCATTTCCAGTGCTTTTAAGTCTTTTAATAGGGTCGTCCTCATCACATGACCCGAGCTCTTGACAGGCCGGTAAGCGGGCAAGAAAATAAATTAAGCCCATGGTTACAGGTGGGAGGGAAAAGCTTACTGAAGGAGAAATGTGTGGCCAACGtccttcagactgaagaagccacctggatcggtggtgaaatgtttctactgaaaagaagTCCAGTTGACTCAACTCAACCTTCAGTCTattccacctggatgactgaaaatcttcaccGACTACATCTATATgagaaaactaaaacaaaagaaaacatggtGTCAATGAACGTCTGTTGAAGTAGTTTTATCATTATATGAAGTGAGATACCAAAATGTTTTGCTCTCCCGCTTTCTCTCCTCAGATACAGAGAAAGGAGCCCCTAAACCCTCCATGCTGGCCTTGCTCCGCAGCATCGTGACCCAGGAGGGCGTAGCTGGACTTTATCGAGGGATTTCACCCAACCTGCTTAAAGTCATCcctgctgtcagcgtgtcttACGTCGTCTATGAATACACGAGGATACTCCTGGGAGTGGACATTGAGGGTAGGAAACGAGGGAAAGTAAAAGGGTAGAAAAAAGGATTGACGATTTGGGGTTTGCTTTCATGTACAAGCATGAACTGATCTGGAGGCGATGCCTGAGGATGAATACGCCAGAGTGTAAGTTTGGACTTTTCAGCTTTAAAGCTACTTTGGacaaaaaaaggacaaatcaaCTTTAGATATATGGTCTTGTGAAAAGGTCACCTTTGGATAAACCTCCCCAGAAATAGCGGCTGCTATGGAAAAATATACTGCAATGCATGCCAGTGGTGTGAAAGCTAATCAGCTACTGCATCGCCTTGCACGGATGGCAACTTGCACGAACCTGCCTGAGAATT encodes the following:
- the slc25a23a gene encoding calcium-binding mitochondrial carrier protein SCaMC-3 isoform X2 yields the protein MGSGPAWFCWAQCLDGEAPCPDEEREKHWAQLFDQLDVNKDGRIDALELRAGLAGRGLPSGTVERIVETGDTNQDGVLDFEEFIQFLRNNEKQLKLMFSSLDQNQDGQIDAGEIQHSLRTIGVNISLEDANRILLSMDRDGTMTIDWNEWRDYFLFKSLSNMEDVAHYWKRSLMLDIGEQLIVPDDFSEEEKKSGYVWRQLMAGAMAGSVSRTGTAPLDRLKVFRQVHGATHFRGNVLSSFQYMVKEGGVRSLWRGNGVNVLKIAPETAIKFTAYEQIKNVIRGNNETANLRVHERFVAGSLAGAIAQTTIYPMELLKTRLTLRKTGQFSGIADCAKQILQREGVTAFYKGYVPNLLGIIPYAGIDLAVYETLKFTWLNRNRGLDPGVMVLVGCGAVSSTCGQLASYPLALIRTRMQAQDTEKGAPKPSMLALLRSIVTQEGVAGLYRGISPNLLKVIPAVSVSYVVYEYTRILLGVDIEGGT
- the slc25a23a gene encoding calcium-binding mitochondrial carrier protein SCaMC-3 isoform X1, with the protein product MGSGPAWFCWAQCLDGEAPCPDEEREKHWAQLFDQLDVNKDGRIDALELRAGLAGRGLPSGTVERIVETGDTNQDGVLDFEEFIQFLRNNEKQLKLMFSSLDQNQDGQIDAGEIQHSLRTIGVNISLEDANRILLSMDRDGTMTIDWNEWRDYFLFKSLSNMEDVAHYWKRSLMLDIGEQLIVPDDFSEEEKKSGYVWRQLMAGAMAGSVSRTGTAPLDRLKVFRQVHGATHFRGNVLSSFQYMVKEGGVRSLWRGNGVNVLKIAPETAIKFTAYEQIKNVIRGNNETANLRVHERFVAGSLAGAIAQTTIYPMELLKTRLTLRKTGQFSGIADCAKQILQREGVTAFYKGYVPNLLGIIPYAGIDLAVYETLKFTWLNRNRGLDPGVMVLVGCGAVSSTCGQLASYPLALIRTRMQAQDTEKGAPKPSMLALLRSIVTQEGVAGLYRGISPNLLKVIPAVSVSYVVYEYTRILLGVDIEGRKRGKVKG
- the slc25a23a gene encoding calcium-binding mitochondrial carrier protein SCaMC-3 isoform X3: MLDIGEQLIVPDDFSEEEKKSGYVWRQLMAGAMAGSVSRTGTAPLDRLKVFRQVHGATHFRGNVLSSFQYMVKEGGVRSLWRGNGVNVLKIAPETAIKFTAYEQIKNVIRGNNETANLRVHERFVAGSLAGAIAQTTIYPMELLKTRLTLRKTGQFSGIADCAKQILQREGVTAFYKGYVPNLLGIIPYAGIDLAVYETLKFTWLNRNRGLDPGVMVLVGCGAVSSTCGQLASYPLALIRTRMQAQDTEKGAPKPSMLALLRSIVTQEGVAGLYRGISPNLLKVIPAVSVSYVVYEYTRILLGVDIEGRKRGKVKG